One segment of Capnocytophaga sp. oral taxon 878 DNA contains the following:
- a CDS encoding RagB/SusD family nutrient uptake outer membrane protein: MKKIFIYAAALSLLTACNKDFLDLNPNDRPSSGTFWKTESDYKMALTACYGTMQHPHFAQGLPTWDNLTDNSYGQHNEGQYGLTIGLSQGNIDASSGGFISNVYLDGLKAVVRANIFLKNLESFSGIDAATKKVNQAEARMIRAFFYTYLYRCYGDVPIIKEVLDLDSQYKAKSPAADVYNFIMEDLDFAIANLPSQSYSVEKGRWTSNAAKAFKARLILYTAYDESGNAIASKMQEAKTVLASISGYSLATDFSDNFFDLKQETCPEIMMSVKYLAPNNYTYADLWYGGWLVVSPLANFVNEFENADGTTAAAVTQTNGKVDIEAFTNASLATRDPRMAKTIFVDKYPHRGTYITPNNARPTGIGLAKFLSPNLEAPYEYATQSQQDWVIMRYADVLLMLAEAENEISGATIAVYGYVNQVRARAGMPALPTGLTKDEMRTRIRHERRVELAFEGERYFDLKRWKIAEQVINAVTDGIVRRKFEAKHYLWPLPQSEIDKNKGTLVQNPNY, encoded by the coding sequence ATGAAAAAGATATTTATATATGCAGCCGCATTATCATTGCTTACGGCGTGCAATAAAGATTTTTTGGATCTTAATCCTAATGACCGCCCCTCATCTGGTACATTTTGGAAAACAGAAAGTGATTACAAAATGGCTCTTACTGCCTGCTATGGTACAATGCAGCACCCTCACTTCGCACAAGGATTACCTACTTGGGATAACCTTACCGATAACTCTTACGGACAACATAATGAAGGGCAATATGGTTTAACCATTGGCCTCTCTCAAGGTAATATTGATGCTAGCTCTGGAGGTTTTATAAGCAATGTATATTTAGACGGACTCAAAGCTGTTGTACGTGCTAATATTTTCTTGAAAAATTTAGAAAGCTTTTCGGGCATTGATGCTGCTACTAAAAAAGTAAATCAAGCTGAAGCCCGTATGATACGTGCCTTCTTTTACACATACCTTTATCGTTGTTATGGTGATGTGCCTATCATAAAAGAAGTCTTAGATTTAGACTCTCAATACAAAGCCAAAAGCCCTGCTGCTGATGTTTATAATTTTATAATGGAAGACTTAGACTTTGCTATTGCCAACTTACCTTCTCAGTCTTACTCTGTTGAAAAAGGACGTTGGACAAGTAATGCTGCTAAAGCCTTCAAAGCCCGCTTAATATTGTACACTGCTTATGATGAAAGTGGTAATGCTATTGCTTCTAAAATGCAAGAAGCAAAAACAGTGTTAGCTTCCATCTCAGGCTATTCATTAGCTACTGATTTCTCTGATAATTTCTTTGATTTAAAACAAGAAACTTGTCCTGAGATAATGATGTCTGTTAAATACCTTGCTCCTAATAACTATACCTATGCTGATTTGTGGTACGGAGGCTGGTTAGTAGTATCTCCTTTAGCTAACTTTGTAAATGAGTTTGAAAATGCTGATGGTACTACAGCTGCAGCTGTTACTCAAACTAATGGTAAGGTAGATATTGAAGCTTTTACGAATGCCTCTTTAGCAACGCGTGACCCACGTATGGCTAAAACTATCTTCGTAGATAAATACCCTCATCGTGGTACTTACATCACTCCTAATAACGCACGCCCTACCGGTATAGGTTTAGCCAAATTCTTATCGCCTAACTTAGAAGCTCCTTATGAGTATGCAACTCAAAGCCAGCAAGATTGGGTAATAATGCGTTACGCTGATGTATTACTTATGCTAGCAGAAGCCGAAAATGAAATTTCAGGAGCTACTATAGCGGTATATGGTTATGTAAACCAAGTACGAGCAAGAGCTGGAATGCCTGCTTTACCTACGGGTCTTACAAAAGATGAAATGAGAACTCGCATCCGCCACGAACGTCGTGTAGAACTCGCTTTTGAAGGAGAACGCTACTTTGACCTTAAACGTTGGAAAATAGCAGAACAAGTAATTAATGCTGTAACTGATGGAATAGTAAGACGCAAGTTTGAAGCTAAACACTATCTATGGCCCCTACCTCAATCTGAAATAGATAAAAACAAGGGCACTTTAGTACAAAATCCTAATTATTAG
- a CDS encoding alpha-1,3-galactosidase B: MKSALLVFGLLLAACRTTVTTPAEMEIASNKQFTLKKDTYHFHLNQTTEKELYISNHDQTNPKKVAFYLENLHDVVIDGNGSELLFHGTILPIVVKNCTNITLKNFSIDFAIPHLRQLHITEVDSINNKVKARIYPEGNYKIKDNKLIFTGEDYEETPFGGMIFSPNKRLAYNRADLRFNPTNITETAPNEFLIEGMGAKNPYLQKNERFILRTYTRPTPAIFVTKSKNVKLENITVHNAHGMGLLAQLTENISLNHFKVALKEGSERYYTTQADATHFSGCKGLIRSENGLYEGMADDAINVHGTYLKIIARQGDRTIRGQYMHHQSWGFLWGNVGDEVQFIASKTMDVIGNKTYRIQTIKAVDKPTEVGAKIFEITFNEPLPAEVNPDTPCGVENLTWTPEVIFKNNIVRNNRARGALFSTPKKVICSHNVFDHTHGTAILLCGDCNGWYETGACHNVVIKNNRFINALTANYQFTNAIISIYPEIPNLEEQQKYFHSNILIENNVFETFDEPILYAKSVDNLIYRNNKIIKNKEFKPFHWNKERFKLERTKNVKISE; the protein is encoded by the coding sequence ATGAAATCTGCCCTTTTAGTATTCGGACTGCTTCTTGCTGCCTGTCGTACTACGGTAACTACACCTGCCGAAATGGAAATTGCCAGTAATAAGCAATTCACTTTAAAAAAAGATACTTATCATTTTCACCTAAACCAAACTACCGAAAAAGAACTCTACATCTCTAACCATGACCAAACTAACCCTAAAAAAGTAGCCTTCTACCTTGAAAATCTACATGATGTAGTTATCGATGGTAATGGAAGTGAACTCCTCTTTCACGGTACTATACTACCAATTGTAGTGAAAAACTGCACTAATATCACTCTTAAAAACTTTTCAATAGACTTTGCCATACCTCATCTTAGGCAGTTGCACATTACCGAGGTAGATAGTATCAATAATAAGGTTAAGGCACGTATTTACCCCGAAGGTAATTACAAAATTAAAGACAATAAACTTATCTTCACAGGTGAAGATTATGAAGAAACTCCTTTTGGAGGTATGATTTTCAGTCCTAACAAACGTTTGGCTTATAACCGTGCTGACCTCAGATTTAATCCTACTAACATTACCGAAACAGCGCCTAATGAGTTCCTGATAGAGGGAATGGGAGCAAAAAATCCTTACCTACAAAAAAATGAGCGTTTTATATTGCGTACATATACACGTCCTACTCCTGCTATTTTTGTAACCAAAAGCAAGAACGTGAAGTTAGAGAATATCACTGTACATAATGCTCACGGAATGGGGCTTTTAGCTCAACTTACGGAAAATATTAGCTTAAACCACTTTAAAGTAGCCCTAAAGGAAGGGTCTGAACGCTATTATACAACTCAAGCCGATGCTACCCACTTTTCAGGCTGTAAAGGTTTAATTCGTTCCGAAAATGGTTTGTATGAAGGTATGGCTGATGATGCCATAAATGTACATGGCACTTACCTAAAAATAATAGCTCGCCAAGGCGATCGCACTATAAGAGGGCAGTATATGCACCACCAATCGTGGGGATTCCTTTGGGGTAATGTAGGTGATGAGGTACAATTTATTGCCTCTAAAACAATGGATGTAATAGGCAATAAAACTTACCGCATACAAACTATTAAGGCTGTAGATAAACCTACTGAGGTAGGTGCTAAAATTTTTGAAATTACCTTTAACGAGCCTCTACCTGCTGAGGTAAATCCTGATACCCCTTGTGGAGTTGAAAATCTTACTTGGACACCTGAGGTAATTTTCAAAAATAATATAGTACGTAATAACCGTGCTCGTGGTGCTCTATTCAGCACTCCTAAGAAAGTTATTTGTAGCCATAATGTATTCGATCATACTCACGGCACTGCTATCTTGCTTTGTGGCGATTGTAACGGTTGGTATGAAACAGGAGCTTGCCATAATGTAGTAATTAAAAATAACCGTTTTATCAATGCTCTTACTGCCAACTATCAGTTTACAAATGCTATTATCTCTATTTACCCTGAAATTCCAAACTTGGAAGAACAACAAAAATACTTTCACTCTAACATTCTTATAGAGAATAACGTATTTGAAACCTTTGACGAACCTATTTTATACGCCAAATCAGTAGATAATCTTATTTATCGCAATAATAAGATTATTAAAAATAAGGAATTCAAACCTTTTCACTGGAACAAAGAACGTTTTAAATTAGAACGTACCAAAAACGTAAAGATTAGTGAATAA
- a CDS encoding beta-N-acetylhexosaminidase translates to MKKLYYILLFITLPLSAQIKIIPQPNEVTYHKGSCQLSTQITYKQDNLITNPEGYQLVIKPKNITIKYATDAGKFYAEQSLKQLKAQVKLEGKNAFPCLTITDAPRFAYRALMIDPARHYWKISEMKQYIDVMAQYKFNYLHLHLTDDQGWRIEIKKYPKLTEIGSKRTDFEGSKRNNDGFYTQAEMKELVQYALERNVQLVPEFDVPGHSDAAVAAYPFLSCNDTIIGVRTTAGVSKNLLCFAKPEVYTFMDDVITELSEVFPCKYFHIGGDEAPTDKWMEHPEAKRLLQANPSLKAQDLMSEFFHKVNSSLIKNGKQPLIWMELDIPNYPQGSIMYLWRYRTTPQVLERAKKDGFKVITSPGEYAYFDYPQAKDDLPNVGWMPTLTLQRVYEFNPAFNLTTEEEKEYIFGVEATLWGESVKDLFRAFYMTYPRALALSEAGWTQMPQRNWQAFIEKLDFHLQYLLKQGVNYRPPVELSQLTNSKQ, encoded by the coding sequence ATGAAAAAACTGTATTACATTTTATTATTTATAACCTTGCCTCTTTCAGCGCAAATTAAAATTATTCCGCAACCAAATGAAGTAACTTATCACAAAGGTAGCTGCCAGCTCAGCACCCAAATTACTTATAAACAGGATAATCTTATCACAAACCCAGAGGGCTATCAGTTAGTGATAAAACCTAAAAACATAACAATAAAATATGCTACTGATGCAGGTAAGTTCTATGCTGAACAAAGCTTAAAACAGCTAAAAGCTCAAGTAAAATTGGAAGGCAAAAACGCCTTCCCTTGTCTTACTATTACCGATGCACCTCGCTTTGCTTACCGTGCCTTAATGATTGACCCAGCTCGTCATTATTGGAAAATTTCGGAAATGAAGCAATATATTGATGTAATGGCACAATATAAGTTCAACTACTTACATTTACACCTCACTGATGACCAAGGATGGCGTATAGAGATAAAAAAATATCCCAAACTAACCGAAATAGGGTCTAAACGTACCGATTTTGAAGGTTCTAAACGCAATAACGATGGTTTTTATACCCAAGCAGAAATGAAAGAGCTTGTACAATATGCCCTAGAGCGCAATGTCCAGTTAGTACCAGAGTTTGATGTACCTGGTCATAGTGATGCCGCAGTAGCTGCTTATCCTTTCCTTAGCTGTAATGATACTATTATAGGGGTACGGACTACAGCAGGGGTTTCTAAAAATTTACTTTGCTTTGCTAAGCCCGAAGTATATACCTTTATGGATGATGTGATTACTGAGCTTTCGGAAGTTTTCCCTTGTAAATATTTCCATATAGGGGGTGATGAGGCCCCTACAGATAAGTGGATGGAACACCCCGAAGCTAAACGCTTATTACAAGCTAACCCCAGCTTAAAGGCTCAAGACTTAATGAGTGAGTTTTTTCATAAAGTAAATTCTTCTTTAATTAAGAACGGAAAGCAACCTCTTATTTGGATGGAGTTGGATATCCCTAACTATCCACAAGGCAGTATAATGTACCTTTGGCGTTATCGCACTACCCCTCAAGTTTTAGAAAGAGCTAAGAAAGATGGCTTTAAGGTGATAACTTCTCCTGGTGAATATGCCTATTTTGATTACCCTCAAGCCAAAGATGACCTGCCTAATGTAGGCTGGATGCCTACCCTAACCTTACAACGGGTATATGAGTTTAATCCTGCTTTTAACCTCACTACCGAAGAAGAAAAGGAATATATTTTTGGAGTAGAAGCTACTTTATGGGGTGAAAGTGTTAAAGATCTTTTCAGAGCTTTTTATATGACGTATCCTCGTGCCTTAGCTCTTTCCGAAGCTGGATGGACACAGATGCCTCAGCGCAATTGGCAAGCATTTATTGAAAAGTTAGACTTTCATTTGCAATATCTGCTTAAGCAAGGAGTAAATTACCGTCCTCCTGTTGAGTTATCTCAGTTAACAAATAGTAAGCAATAA
- a CDS encoding OstA-like protein, translating to MKNLYIYIITACLLSFCDITVAQNDNTKTRRIEIVYGGEFTIDNVKYPGATIFKSDGQRVQFRHQGLDVWCDLAVLYEERNEVIARGNVVLQQGDTLQMNSQYVSYKGDTKMAVARQDVMLRNGNMTLETQELFFDRNTQEAYYNNFGKITDPDNELTSKTGRYYATLKKNQFTNSVKIVNKEFTVHSQVLDYYHTSGNAYFYGKTTIVGADYKLYCERGYYDTRHQQGYFMKEAKIEYDLKTLTGDSLYFDRGRQFASGSNNIFIADTINKTFVKGHYGEIHKTKDSMFITKKALIISLVEKDSIYMHGKRILVTGKPSHRIIRAYPDARIYKSDMQAKCDSIHSSEEIGLTQLVGKPVAWTGNSQMTGDNIHLIANVKTEQLDSLKVFLNALVVEKDTLSDGYNQVKGKYLYGKFKDNNLRQIDFMQNTESIYYVYNDTKELIGINKLTCSRIKIYLDKNQQIQQTVFITQPSGNLYPDDKLPASDRKFREFVWRGDERIPNKDAIFSKEEKELKPKEIKGMKSPEEIDADEHVLAHPTENTTQMPLIEPTKNKRK from the coding sequence ATGAAAAACCTCTATATTTACATAATAACAGCTTGTTTGCTAAGCTTTTGTGACATTACAGTAGCACAAAATGACAATACCAAAACCCGCCGTATCGAGATCGTATATGGAGGTGAGTTTACCATTGATAATGTCAAGTATCCAGGAGCTACTATTTTTAAGTCGGACGGACAAAGGGTTCAGTTCCGTCATCAAGGGCTTGATGTGTGGTGTGATTTAGCTGTCCTTTACGAAGAACGTAATGAGGTTATAGCCCGCGGCAATGTTGTGTTACAACAAGGGGATACTCTCCAGATGAATAGCCAATATGTATCGTACAAAGGTGATACTAAAATGGCTGTAGCTCGTCAAGATGTAATGCTGCGCAATGGTAATATGACACTTGAAACTCAAGAACTCTTTTTTGACCGCAATACTCAAGAGGCTTATTACAACAATTTTGGAAAAATCACTGACCCTGATAATGAACTTACAAGCAAAACAGGCAGATATTATGCGACCCTAAAGAAAAACCAGTTTACGAATTCAGTAAAGATTGTAAATAAAGAATTTACTGTACATTCACAGGTTTTGGATTATTATCACACATCGGGTAATGCCTATTTTTATGGTAAAACCACTATTGTAGGAGCTGATTATAAGCTCTATTGTGAGCGCGGTTATTATGATACAAGGCATCAACAAGGCTATTTTATGAAAGAGGCAAAAATAGAATATGACCTAAAAACTCTTACAGGAGATAGCTTATATTTTGATAGAGGAAGACAATTTGCTTCTGGTTCTAACAATATTTTTATTGCCGATACTATAAATAAAACTTTTGTAAAAGGGCATTATGGTGAGATTCACAAGACAAAAGACTCAATGTTTATTACCAAAAAAGCTCTTATTATTAGTTTAGTTGAAAAAGATTCTATTTATATGCATGGTAAGCGCATACTAGTAACCGGTAAACCTAGTCATCGTATTATCCGTGCCTACCCGGATGCACGTATATATAAAAGTGATATGCAAGCTAAGTGTGACTCTATTCACTCCAGTGAAGAAATAGGACTTACTCAATTAGTAGGTAAACCAGTAGCATGGACGGGTAATAGCCAAATGACTGGCGACAATATACATCTAATAGCAAATGTAAAAACTGAGCAGTTGGACTCATTAAAAGTTTTTCTAAATGCCTTAGTAGTAGAAAAAGACACCCTTAGCGATGGCTACAACCAAGTAAAAGGAAAGTACCTTTATGGCAAGTTCAAAGATAATAATTTGCGGCAAATTGACTTTATGCAGAATACCGAATCTATATATTATGTTTATAATGATACTAAAGAGTTAATAGGTATTAACAAACTTACTTGTAGCCGAATTAAGATTTACTTAGATAAGAACCAACAAATACAACAAACGGTATTCATTACACAACCTTCGGGCAATTTGTATCCGGACGACAAGCTCCCTGCTTCTGATCGTAAGTTCCGTGAATTTGTTTGGCGAGGAGATGAACGCATCCCTAACAAAGATGCTATTTTTAGTAAAGAGGAAAAAGAACTTAAACCCAAGGAAATCAAAGGAATGAAAAGTCCAGAAGAGATTGATGCTGATGAACATGTTTTAGCTCATCCTACTGAAAATACTACCCAAATGCCTCTTATTGAACCAACAAAAAACAAAAGAAAATAA